The sequence ATGCAGGATATTCCTGAACAGTCGTCTATTGCAGCCACATATTTCCGATCGAATGCCGACCTGATAAAAAGATACAATGATAACTGGTACAATAGTTCATTCGAAATTTTTGTGATAGTAAAACCCGGTGTTACTGCCGGCGCTGTAAATGAAAAAATAGCAGATGTTGTACAAAATTACGATCAGGAATCAAAACGAGTGCTGTTCCTGCAACCCTTAAGTAATCTGCATCTGAAAGAATATGTACGCGATGATAGGGGCTCGGTTATTTACTTTTTCTCTTTCATTGGAATTTTAACGCTTTTACTGGCCTGTGTGAGTTTTATGAATCTTACCACCTCGTTTTCTACTATGCGTGCCGTTGAAATTGGTATTCGCAAAGTGTCGGGGAGTAACCGAAACATTCTACGGATTCAGTTTCTTACCGAGGCTATTTTAATTGCGCTTATTTCGCTGGCATTTGCAGTGTTTCTGGCCTACCTTTTACTGCCGTTATTTAATACCGTTGTAAACCGAAATATCGACCTTCAGTTGCTTCAAAATCCTTTATTTGTGCTGTTTTTAATGGCAACAGTTGTGGTAACAGGATTTATTGGTGGCAGCTATCCGGCCTTGTTCATTTCGCGTATGAAGCCTGTAAATGTGTTAAAAGGAAGAGGTTCTTTCAATAAAGGTAAAGTGCGTGGATTAACCGCCATGGTTTATCTTCAGTTTATACTTTCTGTTGTGTTGTTAACCTCAAGTATCTGGATGTACAAACAGGTTACATTTCTAAAAAACAAAGACCTTGGTTACACAAAAGATAACCTGTTGTATTGTAAGTTGCCGAGCATTAAAACAACAGTTTCTTACCAGCAGGTTCGGGAGCGGATACTTGAAAATCCCGGAATCGAGAACATGACGATATCGATTAATTCGCCGTTACATTCGAGTTGGGGGTCGCGTGTTCATTACGAAGGAGGCCCAACCGACGATCACACTTATGCGCGCTGGAACCAGGCTGACGAAAACTACCTGAATACCATGAGTATGACTTTGGTGGATGGGCGCAACTTTTCAACCGACTATTCTGCCGAAAACAAAACATGCTTGATAAACGAGACTGCAGCAAAACAATTTGGTTGGGACGAACCAGTGGGGAAGTGGCTTGAAATGAATGCTGAACGACTCACGGTAATCGGTGTTATTAAAGATTTTAACAGCGACGATGTACATAATCCGATTATTCCGTATGTATTGTTGTATCGCGATGAAGGTTTTGCAAGTAATAACGACCTCACTTTTAAGGTGAATCCAAACACAATGGCAAGTAGTCTTGAGCATATCAACTCGGTTTTGCAACAGGCTTTTCCGAACATACTTTTTGAAGTAAACGGATACGATGTGGGAACCTACCGCATGGCATTGGAAATATGGACCAGCGCAAAAAATACATTTGCATTTTTTACCATAATGGCAGTGTTGATAGCTGCGATGGGATTGTTTGGGCTGGTAGTTTTTGCCTCTCAGCGTCGTGTCAAAGAGATTGGAATTCGTAAAGTTCAGGGGGCGCAAGCTGCACAAATATTACCGTTAATTACCCGGCAGTTTATTATTTTGGTTGTGGCGGCAAATATTATAGTTTACCCACTGGCCAACTTTCTTGAGAATGTAACACCAGGACACTATAAATACCAGTTTACGGTTTTTGATTTGATGTTGGTGCTGGGAATTTCGGTTATCGTAACTTTACTATCTAGCGGATACCAGGCATTAAAAGCGTCGCTGCTAAATCCCGTTGAAGCGTTGCGATACGAGTGAAAAACTGATTCAGAATATAGAGCGTATTAGGATTAACAAGAAATATTAAATATAAATAAAAAGCAGAGCTGACAAAATGCGGCTCTCTGCTCAAAGCTATTTTTATGATACAACTAAAAAAAATCGACAAATACTACGACGCAAAGTTCCAGCGTACTTTTGTGTTAAAAGGAGTAAATCTTGATATCAAACAAGGCGAATTTGTTTCTATAATGGGGCCCAGCGGAGCCGGTAAATCAACTTTGCTGAATATTATTGGTTTTCTTGATGAACCCAACGAAGGCGAATATTTATTTCTCGATCAACCGGCCAACCAGCTAAAAGAAAAGCAAAAGGTGCAATACCACCGAAGTCACATCGGCTTTATTTTCCAGGCTTTTCACCTGATTGAAGAAATGAACGTATACGAAAATATTGAAACACCGTTGGTATACCGTGGCGTGAAAGGAAAAGAGCGCAAAGCTATGGTTGCCGACATGCTCGACAGGTTTAACATTGTAGCTAAAAAGGATTTGTTTCCAAGCCAGTTGTCAGGTGGTCAGCAACAATTAGTAGCTATTGCAAGAGCAATAGTTGGTAGCCCAAAACTGTTACTGGCCGATGAGCCTACCGGAAACCTGCATAGCGAACAGGGACAAATGATTATGGAGCTCCTGAAAAAACTGAACGATGAAGGAATGACGATTATTCAGGTAACGCACTCGGAAGAAAATGCAAAATACGGAAACCGCATTGTTCGATTAAAAGATGGTTATTTGAAGGAAGACGAATAGTTTCAAGCTGAATTTTGGGTTTGGCGGAAAAGAACAGGCAAAATGAACCTTTTTGAAAGTGCGTGTATAAGCACTAAATTAGTGGGATATTCAGCACCCGCAATGAACTTAATTTTGCTTTTTTATGATTCTAAAAGTTGTATTCCGAAACCTGGTAAAGCATCCGTTTTTAAACCTGGTAAAAGTAATTGGGCTAGGCTTGGCTTTGGCCGGTATTATTTTTATTTCACTGTTTCTGAAAAATGAATTGACTTACGATTCGTATTATCAGAAATCAGCTCAAATCTACCGTTATACAATAACAGACCCCGATTTTTTCAACGGAAAACATTTTGCCCGGATTATTAATCCCGGGTATATTCACGAAATGAGCGATGCGCTGCCGGAAATTGAAGAATTTGTCCGCTTGCGTCCGGTGCGTGGTGGTTTAATGAAATACGACGAACGGTATTATAAGGTCACGCAGGCATTTGAATGCGACAGCACTTTTTTTAATGTTTTTGATGCCGAAATGTTGCTTGGCGATAAAGAAACCGTTCTTGAAAATCCGGCGTCGATGGTTGTCTCCCAAAGTTTTGCGGAAAAAGTATTTGGCAAGAAAAATCCTGTGGGCGATGTGATTACTTTGCCGGCCGGGCAATATTACGGCGAAGATCAGGATTTTACCATTGCCGGTGTAATGGAAGACTTTCCGGCAAACAGTCACTTTCATCCCGATTTTGTGGCCACACCGCTTGCTGATCAGTTTACTTATGGCTGGGCCTGGACTTACCTGGTTTTAAATGAAAATACTACCGTTGAGCATGTCGAAGCAGGAATTTACGATTACCTGAAAAACAGCCGTGAAGCGAATCCGGAAGAGATGGACACTGAAGTGCATCTTCAAAACATTTCTGATATTCATTTAAACTCGCATAAGTTGCGCGAGATAGAGGAAAACAGCAACATCCGAAACGTTTATGTGCTGGCCATTGCCGCTTTTATTTTACTGCTTATTTCAATTAGTAATTACGCCAATCTGAACATTGGAATGAGCAGTTTCAGTGCCAAATACCTCTTTGTAAACAAACTGCTTGGCTCCTCAAAAAGTGCGGTGGTCAAGTATTTCTTTTACGAGGGAATTTGTATTCTTGGAGCTGCTTTGCTGTTCACCGTTTTACTTTCGGTGCCGGTAAATGCCGGAGTCATTCGTTTTTATGATCTGAATTTGCTGGCCGGGAACACAACAACAATGGTTCTGTTGGTTTTAGCATTCAGTTTATTAACACTGGTATTTGGAATGCTTCCGGTTTTAAAATCAGTTTTTTCATCCATTAGTTTGAGCGGAAACAGGGGATCTGCTGTGGCTGTTCACCGAAATGGAGTGAGTCGTGTTTTGATTGTTTTTCAATACGCGTTTTCCATTGCTTTAATTATAACGGTAATTGTTATTTCGCGCCAAACCAACTACGCCCTAAAACACAGTATGGGCGTTCAGCAAGACAATGTAATTTGTTTTGAATCGGTTCATGCCAGTATTCAACAAAAGTTTGGTGTGTTAAAAGAGGAATTGTTGCAGTACAACAGTATCGAGTCGGTTTCTGCGATGTTGGAGCCGCCGGGTGGCGAGGCAAATGATATGTTTCCGTTTGAAATGGAAGGTTACGAATCGGAGAATCCTGAACAGAATTCTGATGGTATTGGTGTTTTTCCCTGCGATTATTCGTTTGCGTCGATATTCAATCTTCAGTTTTTGGCCGGCACTAATTTTTCTGAAAACAACAAAGACAATGATGGCTCGGGTGAATATATCATTAATAAAGCAGCCATGGAACGGCTGCATTATTCCAATCCCGATGAAATAGTCGGTAAAGATTTCATGTTGATTTTTTCCACTCCGGGATCGGGAATTACGATCCCAAAAGGTAAAATTATTGGCGTTGTTGAAGACTTTCATCTATCAAGTTTGAGAAAACAGGTGGAGCCACTGGTGCTTTTTAAACGCGACAAATTGTGGCTTTTAAACTTTGTGGTGTCGTTTAAATCCGGAATGAAAGAAGAGGCACTGGCCGATATGAGAAAAGTGTGGAATGAGCTGTTTCCCGAATATCCTTTTCAATACGAACATGTTGATGCGATGTATAAACGAGTCTATAAAACAGAGTTGTTGCAGGGGCGTTTGCTTTCGATATTTACGGTTATCGCCTTGTTTATTTGTTCCATGGGTTTATTTGGGCTGGCATTAATTATTACACAAAATCGTATCAAAGAAATCGGCGTGCGAAAAGTAAACGGTGCCCGTGTTTCAGAAATTCTAACCTTGCTCAACAAAGATTATATCAAATGGGTTGCCCTGGCATTTGTAATTGCTTGTCCGGCGGCTTGGTTTGCCATGGATAAATGGCTCGAAAACTTCGCCTATAAAACTTCGCTTAGTTGGTGGATTTTTGTTTTGGCTGGAGTGCTGGCTTTGGCAATTGCACTGTTGACTGTTAGTTTTCAATCGTACCGGGCGGCCAGTCGAAATCCTGTTGAGGCACTTCGTTATGAATAGTCGTTTGGTGTATTAAAATAAGCCAATTTCCTTTCAATATTGAAGCGATTATTTTTTGCAAAAAATTTAGAAAAAGAGAATTATAGTACAGTGAAATTGTAGTTGTCATAACAATATTGTGTTTAAGTTCAGTATATTAAACAAAATGTTATATTTTTAAGCAGTCAACTGATCTTAAAAAACATGAGCCAAACTCAATGCCCAAAGTGTCGCAATGTGATAGAACCTGACGATAAGTTTTGTCCTCATTGTGGTGAAAATCTTGAAAAAAGTACTGTTCCTAAGGAGCAAAGCAAAACCTGCTCTCAGTGTGGAAAAATGAATTCCCCCGAAGCTACATTCTGCGAACATTGTGGATCGAAGCTGTTAACAGAACAGGCCAATCAACAAAGTAAAAAGCCGGAACCTCATAAAATTGTATCAAGGGGGGCGTATTCCGGGAAAATGAATACCGGAAAATCAAAGCTGCTAAAGCGATTGATTATTGCTGCTATAATCGTTGTGGTTATAGGTGTACTTGCCATTGTAATCTGGTTTCAGGTTGATGATAATGCTGAAGATAAGTTAAAAGAAGCACTTCGTATCCCGGGAACCATTGTAATTATTGGTTTTGCCATTTATGTAGCCATTTTTGGTAAATCGAAAAAGGGAAGAAGCAGAGGAGGATACGATGATGACGATTACGACGATGATGACTACGACGATGGAGGTGATGATGGTGGCGACGACGATTAACACTTAACAATACAAAACTTAAACTATGCCATTTTGTACGCAATGTGGAAATGAACTTTCGGTAGAAGCACGCTTTTGCGGGAAGTGTGGAAAAGACCAGTTAGCGGGCCAAAACCAATGTGCAAACTGCGGAAAAGAGCTGGAAGAGAATGAGAAATTCTGCTCAGGCTGTGGGACGCCTGTTGTTGAGAAAGCTGAGCGTAAAACAGCGCCGAAAAAGCAAAGAACAGCACAATCCAAGGAGGAAAAATTTACCAAAGAAGGCCGAAAAATAATTAGCGGAGGCCCTAAATCAGTTCAAAACAAACAAGCTATTCCACCTCCAACCTCTGTAAATACCAAACAGAAAAAGAAGAAAAAGGGATGTCGCGGTTGCGCAATTACAAGCATAATAATTCTCGCAATACTGATTGTTCTTACCATGTTGGTTTACGGTAAAATTTCTGATTGGTGGCAGGAGTATAACGCCGATCAGGATATAGAGTTGAATACCGAAGGTGTTGATGGGATCGTTGATATTGAAGAGGGCGATGTAAGTCATCTTCCGGAAAATAGAACAAAAGCTTCGGAAAAGAATGCAGATTTTGGAATAGACATTCCGATTACTACAAAGTGGAAATCAATAAAAAAAGAATCACTCAAAGTATCTGAAAACAACACCGTAGCTAATTTTGAAAAGGTTAAAGTAGATTTTGGACAGTTTATTCTCGATCAAGAAACATCGGTGAATGTTGAAGAATACGAACCACAAATAATTGATGACGAATGTTCGGTGGTAGCTTACGATATTGATCTTAAAGGGAAAAGTGAGTTTGATGATTACCTGACAGTTACCTTGCCGTATAACGAATCATTTATTAAAAACGGAAACGCAGAAGACTGTGTAGCAGCACAGTACTACAATCCAAAAACAAAAAGGTGGGAACCCGTTTTGTACGAGCTCGATACGAAAAATAAGCAGGTTCATATTTACACCGATCATTTAAGCCGGTACGGCGTGTTTACGGTAAAAAACGATTTGAAAAGGAGAGCCTATATTAGTGGCTTTTATATTCCGGACTCATATTTTAGTTCAGATAAAAAAGATTTACATCTTGATATTCTTGAAAAATATTATTCGGGAGGGAGAAGTCTTGGCGAAGAAGCTTTAAGCAAAGGTTTGAGTTTCTGGGGTAAATTTTCAGGACATAGTGGGGCGGCTATAAACACATTAACTCTTGGTGGTAAGTATTCTACAGATTTTATTGATGGATTAAACGATAAATTCAAAAATGCCGGTTATGTGGCAAGTACAGTGCAATTAGCTTACGATTTATGGAGAGGTGACCAAAAAAATGCTGCCATTAACCTTACAAAAAACCTTATGAACCAAATGGTGGCCGAGGTAAACATTGCTTCGCTTAATTTAGCTTTTGTGGGAGTTTATTTTATCGACTATTCTCTCACTCAGTTTGGAAACGCAGCAATGGCTTCACGTTATAAGGAGTTGTTTGATGTTTACGATTTTTATAACAAAAACTATAATTCGCATCGCCGAAGTTTAAAAGAATGGCGTGCCTTTTTTATTGAAACCGAAAAAGAATATCAAAAAAATCCGCAAGAGGCAAGCAACCTTATTATGGAGGAAATTGATGCATATTCAAGAGAGTTTATTGATAAAATAGGACTTGGTACGGATCATGAAAATACTGTAGAATTTAATGCACTTGCCGGCGAAGCTGGTAAGAAAAGTGTTGCCTGGCCAAATAAAGCAGATGTGGTAAAAATTCAGCAAGAAGGGAAACAACAGTTAATTGATAAGCTTTACCCCGTTTTTACATCGCTGAATAATTATCGAATTAGAAAAATGAAAGAAGAGCTTATAAAAGAGCTGAAAGAAATTCAAAAAGAGGTAAATACTGTTGTTCCAATAACTATAATGGAAGACCTTGATCCAGGAGAAAAACCAGATTATGCAAATCATATTGTTTGTATACGCCCGCTTGATGAAGAGGTTGATATTAAGCAATGGACAGGAAAATTAAATGATCGTGGCGCCATTAAAACCTCATGCACAATATTGGGATTTATTCTCGCTGGCGAACCATACAGGGTAGAAGTTTATGATCCTGAAGACGTGCCGGATGATGATGAACCTGTTTTTGAAAAAGAATTTGAAATGAATCCAAAAGGTATTACAATTTATTTAGGAAGCGATGAGCCTGAAATTGTTGTTGGATCTGTTGTTCTTACTAATAATCATAAATACGAGAAAGCCAGGACATCCATATATGGAATTAATGACCCGCTTGAAGTTATTGCTGGGATAAAGGATTTTGATATTCAGGTAGATAAAGAAGGTCGCTTTAGCAAAACGATAAAAGGACAAATTTTTGAATCAATATATGAAAGACAGAGCAGTACAATCTATGACGGTTATATTTTTAAAGCTGGCAATATCATTCTAAATGGGGAAATTGACGTTTTAAGACTGATTGAGAAAATGGAATCTGGTACAAACACTGTAGAAGAAGATGGTTCTTCATTTAAGATTGGTACGATGAAATATACCAGTAATGGAAGTTTCACAGAAAAAGAGATTGTAAATGCGTCTTCATGGGGAGCGGAGGACTACGCTAAAATCATTCAGGGCTATTCATTCAGTACTCAGGCAACATACGATTTGTTTCTGGGGAGAAACACTCGAATTATGGATGCTCCATATATCATTTATGCAGAAACTGAAAACGGAAAATGTAGTGTTCAAAACGAACCTTCAGCTCAGAATAAACAAAAAAACAGCAATATACCTTTTGCTAATTCTATTGAGTTTAATATTACAATAAAATAACTATGCCATTTTGTTCAAATTGTGGAAACGAAGTAAAAGCCGGCGCTGCTTTTTGCGGCAACTGCGGAAATAGCATTGGTGCAGCAGCATCACGACCTGCTTCTTCACAGGCAGGGAAAGTAACGTTTGATGTAGTAACGCGTGAGCGTTTAAATATGGTTCAGGTTGAACTTGAAAACGCTGCTTTTCGTTACGAAGCCGGGGCTATGCACTACATGAAAGGACAGCTCGAACTGCAGTCGGATTTACCGGGAGTAGGAAGCATTTTTAAATCGATGATTACCAAGGAGAAGGTTGTAAAGCCTGTAATTACCGGAACAGGAACGGTTTTTCTAACGCCATCATTTGGCGAATTTACCATTCTTGAACTGGATAACGATGAGTGGATTCTGGACAGAGGTGCTTATTACGCATCGGAACTTGATATTGAATTGGGGGCATTTACCAACCGGGCTATTAGTGCTATGTTCTCAGGCG comes from uncultured Draconibacterium sp. and encodes:
- a CDS encoding zinc ribbon domain-containing protein; translated protein: MSQTQCPKCRNVIEPDDKFCPHCGENLEKSTVPKEQSKTCSQCGKMNSPEATFCEHCGSKLLTEQANQQSKKPEPHKIVSRGAYSGKMNTGKSKLLKRLIIAAIIVVVIGVLAIVIWFQVDDNAEDKLKEALRIPGTIVIIGFAIYVAIFGKSKKGRSRGGYDDDDYDDDDYDDGGDDGGDDD
- a CDS encoding ABC transporter ATP-binding protein, with the protein product MIQLKKIDKYYDAKFQRTFVLKGVNLDIKQGEFVSIMGPSGAGKSTLLNIIGFLDEPNEGEYLFLDQPANQLKEKQKVQYHRSHIGFIFQAFHLIEEMNVYENIETPLVYRGVKGKERKAMVADMLDRFNIVAKKDLFPSQLSGGQQQLVAIARAIVGSPKLLLADEPTGNLHSEQGQMIMELLKKLNDEGMTIIQVTHSEENAKYGNRIVRLKDGYLKEDE
- a CDS encoding ABC transporter permease; this encodes MIKHFILIAWRNIRRRKTLSAIQILCLSVGLAAFILVARYVQYEKDYDKFNENFDRIYRVQSYKTTDRMDESAQTVVPMAKYIRANVPEVENAIATNEIWNEYLSPEEDRVFKEQTGLIVPSSIFDFFSFKLIRGDKENVLDDPNSIVLSESMAERYFPGQDAMGKIIMDEEKQELRVTGIMQDIPEQSSIAATYFRSNADLIKRYNDNWYNSSFEIFVIVKPGVTAGAVNEKIADVVQNYDQESKRVLFLQPLSNLHLKEYVRDDRGSVIYFFSFIGILTLLLACVSFMNLTTSFSTMRAVEIGIRKVSGSNRNILRIQFLTEAILIALISLAFAVFLAYLLLPLFNTVVNRNIDLQLLQNPLFVLFLMATVVVTGFIGGSYPALFISRMKPVNVLKGRGSFNKGKVRGLTAMVYLQFILSVVLLTSSIWMYKQVTFLKNKDLGYTKDNLLYCKLPSIKTTVSYQQVRERILENPGIENMTISINSPLHSSWGSRVHYEGGPTDDHTYARWNQADENYLNTMSMTLVDGRNFSTDYSAENKTCLINETAAKQFGWDEPVGKWLEMNAERLTVIGVIKDFNSDDVHNPIIPYVLLYRDEGFASNNDLTFKVNPNTMASSLEHINSVLQQAFPNILFEVNGYDVGTYRMALEIWTSAKNTFAFFTIMAVLIAAMGLFGLVVFASQRRVKEIGIRKVQGAQAAQILPLITRQFIILVVAANIIVYPLANFLENVTPGHYKYQFTVFDLMLVLGISVIVTLLSSGYQALKASLLNPVEALRYE
- a CDS encoding AIM24 family protein; amino-acid sequence: MPFCSNCGNEVKAGAAFCGNCGNSIGAAASRPASSQAGKVTFDVVTRERLNMVQVELENAAFRYEAGAMHYMKGQLELQSDLPGVGSIFKSMITKEKVVKPVITGTGTVFLTPSFGEFTILELDNDEWILDRGAYYASELDIELGAFTNRAISAMFSGEKWFQTVVAGTGKVIISSAGPLEEVELVNDKLVVDGNFAVARTSGIDLKVTKATRGIFSTVISGEGLVNTFSGTGKVLIAPVDNYFNTLIHTVRTINSNVLSLQK
- a CDS encoding zinc ribbon domain-containing protein, coding for MPFCTQCGNELSVEARFCGKCGKDQLAGQNQCANCGKELEENEKFCSGCGTPVVEKAERKTAPKKQRTAQSKEEKFTKEGRKIISGGPKSVQNKQAIPPPTSVNTKQKKKKKGCRGCAITSIIILAILIVLTMLVYGKISDWWQEYNADQDIELNTEGVDGIVDIEEGDVSHLPENRTKASEKNADFGIDIPITTKWKSIKKESLKVSENNTVANFEKVKVDFGQFILDQETSVNVEEYEPQIIDDECSVVAYDIDLKGKSEFDDYLTVTLPYNESFIKNGNAEDCVAAQYYNPKTKRWEPVLYELDTKNKQVHIYTDHLSRYGVFTVKNDLKRRAYISGFYIPDSYFSSDKKDLHLDILEKYYSGGRSLGEEALSKGLSFWGKFSGHSGAAINTLTLGGKYSTDFIDGLNDKFKNAGYVASTVQLAYDLWRGDQKNAAINLTKNLMNQMVAEVNIASLNLAFVGVYFIDYSLTQFGNAAMASRYKELFDVYDFYNKNYNSHRRSLKEWRAFFIETEKEYQKNPQEASNLIMEEIDAYSREFIDKIGLGTDHENTVEFNALAGEAGKKSVAWPNKADVVKIQQEGKQQLIDKLYPVFTSLNNYRIRKMKEELIKELKEIQKEVNTVVPITIMEDLDPGEKPDYANHIVCIRPLDEEVDIKQWTGKLNDRGAIKTSCTILGFILAGEPYRVEVYDPEDVPDDDEPVFEKEFEMNPKGITIYLGSDEPEIVVGSVVLTNNHKYEKARTSIYGINDPLEVIAGIKDFDIQVDKEGRFSKTIKGQIFESIYERQSSTIYDGYIFKAGNIILNGEIDVLRLIEKMESGTNTVEEDGSSFKIGTMKYTSNGSFTEKEIVNASSWGAEDYAKIIQGYSFSTQATYDLFLGRNTRIMDAPYIIYAETENGKCSVQNEPSAQNKQKNSNIPFANSIEFNITIK
- a CDS encoding ABC transporter permease, which produces MILKVVFRNLVKHPFLNLVKVIGLGLALAGIIFISLFLKNELTYDSYYQKSAQIYRYTITDPDFFNGKHFARIINPGYIHEMSDALPEIEEFVRLRPVRGGLMKYDERYYKVTQAFECDSTFFNVFDAEMLLGDKETVLENPASMVVSQSFAEKVFGKKNPVGDVITLPAGQYYGEDQDFTIAGVMEDFPANSHFHPDFVATPLADQFTYGWAWTYLVLNENTTVEHVEAGIYDYLKNSREANPEEMDTEVHLQNISDIHLNSHKLREIEENSNIRNVYVLAIAAFILLLISISNYANLNIGMSSFSAKYLFVNKLLGSSKSAVVKYFFYEGICILGAALLFTVLLSVPVNAGVIRFYDLNLLAGNTTTMVLLVLAFSLLTLVFGMLPVLKSVFSSISLSGNRGSAVAVHRNGVSRVLIVFQYAFSIALIITVIVISRQTNYALKHSMGVQQDNVICFESVHASIQQKFGVLKEELLQYNSIESVSAMLEPPGGEANDMFPFEMEGYESENPEQNSDGIGVFPCDYSFASIFNLQFLAGTNFSENNKDNDGSGEYIINKAAMERLHYSNPDEIVGKDFMLIFSTPGSGITIPKGKIIGVVEDFHLSSLRKQVEPLVLFKRDKLWLLNFVVSFKSGMKEEALADMRKVWNELFPEYPFQYEHVDAMYKRVYKTELLQGRLLSIFTVIALFICSMGLFGLALIITQNRIKEIGVRKVNGARVSEILTLLNKDYIKWVALAFVIACPAAWFAMDKWLENFAYKTSLSWWIFVLAGVLALAIALLTVSFQSYRAASRNPVEALRYE